One part of the Paenibacillus silvisoli genome encodes these proteins:
- a CDS encoding carbohydrate-binding protein: MVPFSKGMKALSIVAAILMTGLTATIVNAMSGEQQLAPGEIIASIEAEAPANTFTGNAGVRDCNPVIGCSGGKKAGDLWGGSSMNFNNVEVPVAGVYTLKMTYISGDPRPITVTVNAGEAETYSPPKTADWDTLGTYDFEVLLQQGANTIKFDDNGGWAPDLDKIELSAAGEPGNGGGGEVIASIEGEAPANTFTGNAGVWDCNPAIGCSGGKKAGNIWGGSSVNFNNVEAPAAGVYTLKLYYISGDPRPVNVTVNGGEAQPLSPPKTANWDTLGTYEFEVLLQQGANTIKFDDNGGWSPDIDRIELISADSSGEEPDNDGAIGDIGAKVRSSKFGHTVVTEHQKGVSVSNDNYTITYNTESGLAAYAWNGKTIATGVYSSVQLDQSVTSKQYAKHLFTMDSMKKIHDAHGKGVEITIENKQDGLPTMQQIYRVYDGKPYFLVSQKLSGSTELSTNDMAPIVIQSKGAVDIGKYADNRVLITPYDNDSWSRYQARTINTFLNNSNYVSSELTAIYDNDSRNGLVIGSVTHDTWKTGVYWSGSNDRLDKLKVYGGFTSQTSTHDSLSHGKITGTILTSPQIFVGYYEDYRDGLEGYGQTNAEVAPPLDFGRGVPSGVPVGWNSWGAYDSHLSYDKVVEVSNFFKENLQNASFNNKGNIYINLDSYWDNMTSQQLKDVAALIKKNGQKPGIYYSPFVYWGNNMSQQVEGTNGAYTYGDLVLKDENGNILPTVDGAYAIDPTHPAAKQRIDYYFNQFKAYGFEYIKIDFLSHGSFEGKHYDSSVQTGIQAYNQGMAYVNKALDGNMFISASIAPLFPSQYAHARRISCDVDGTLGQTEYQLNNLTYGWWQNGTIYRYTDPDYMALVKGGSLSAAQTRVNAAAISGTVYLNSDDVSNPTAQTYMKTLLTNPRVNAVALMGKAFTPVEGNTGTNATDQFVLKDKKDYYLAVFNYTQDNVVKTIDLARAGIPAGSKLTVTDLWTNESRTRSTNEPFTINLGAAQSVLYKITVK; this comes from the coding sequence TTGGTTCCATTTTCAAAAGGCATGAAAGCACTATCCATTGTTGCCGCTATTCTGATGACCGGCTTAACGGCGACGATCGTAAACGCCATGAGCGGTGAGCAGCAGCTGGCTCCCGGCGAAATCATCGCTTCCATCGAGGCGGAGGCGCCGGCCAACACGTTCACCGGCAACGCTGGCGTTCGGGACTGCAATCCCGTCATCGGCTGCTCCGGCGGCAAGAAAGCTGGCGATTTATGGGGCGGCTCATCGATGAATTTCAACAACGTCGAGGTGCCAGTCGCAGGGGTTTACACGTTAAAGATGACCTATATTTCCGGCGATCCGCGCCCGATCACGGTTACGGTGAACGCTGGAGAAGCCGAGACCTACTCGCCGCCTAAGACGGCGGACTGGGACACGCTCGGCACCTACGATTTCGAAGTGCTGCTGCAGCAAGGCGCCAATACGATCAAGTTCGACGACAACGGCGGCTGGGCACCGGACTTGGATAAGATCGAGCTAAGCGCCGCGGGTGAACCCGGCAATGGCGGTGGCGGCGAAGTCATCGCATCGATCGAAGGGGAAGCGCCGGCCAACACGTTCACCGGCAACGCCGGCGTTTGGGACTGCAATCCCGCGATCGGCTGCTCCGGCGGCAAGAAGGCAGGCAATATTTGGGGCGGCTCGTCCGTGAATTTCAATAACGTCGAAGCGCCTGCCGCAGGCGTCTACACGTTGAAGCTGTATTATATTTCCGGCGACCCGCGTCCGGTCAACGTGACGGTGAACGGCGGAGAAGCGCAGCCTCTATCCCCTCCTAAGACGGCGAACTGGGATACGCTCGGCACCTACGAGTTCGAAGTGCTCCTGCAGCAAGGCGCGAATACGATCAAGTTCGACGACAACGGCGGCTGGTCCCCGGACATCGATCGAATCGAGCTGATCTCTGCAGACTCATCCGGCGAAGAACCGGACAATGACGGTGCCATCGGCGATATCGGCGCCAAAGTGAGGTCATCCAAGTTCGGCCACACGGTCGTAACGGAGCACCAAAAAGGCGTCTCCGTCTCGAACGACAACTATACGATTACTTATAACACCGAATCCGGGCTGGCGGCCTACGCGTGGAACGGCAAAACGATTGCCACGGGCGTGTACAGCAGCGTTCAGCTGGATCAATCGGTGACAAGCAAGCAGTATGCGAAGCATCTGTTCACGATGGACAGCATGAAGAAAATTCACGATGCCCACGGAAAAGGCGTCGAAATCACCATCGAAAACAAGCAGGACGGACTGCCGACGATGCAGCAAATCTACCGCGTCTATGACGGTAAGCCGTACTTCTTAGTCAGCCAGAAGCTGTCCGGCAGCACGGAGCTCAGCACGAACGATATGGCGCCGATCGTCATCCAATCGAAGGGCGCCGTAGATATCGGCAAGTATGCGGATAACCGGGTGCTGATCACGCCTTACGATAATGACAGCTGGTCCCGCTACCAGGCGCGGACGATCAACACATTCCTGAACAACAGCAATTATGTCAGCTCCGAGCTGACGGCGATCTACGATAACGACAGCCGTAACGGGCTCGTCATCGGCTCCGTTACGCATGACACCTGGAAAACTGGCGTCTATTGGAGCGGCTCCAATGACCGGTTAGACAAGCTGAAAGTATACGGCGGCTTCACGTCTCAAACGTCGACGCACGACTCCCTGTCGCATGGCAAAATCACGGGAACCATTTTAACGTCGCCTCAAATTTTTGTCGGCTATTACGAAGATTATCGCGACGGTCTCGAGGGCTACGGACAAACGAACGCGGAAGTCGCTCCGCCGCTCGATTTCGGGCGCGGCGTTCCTAGCGGCGTTCCAGTCGGCTGGAACAGCTGGGGCGCCTACGACAGCCACTTGAGCTACGATAAGGTCGTTGAAGTGTCCAACTTCTTCAAAGAGAACCTGCAGAACGCGTCCTTCAACAACAAAGGGAACATCTATATCAACCTGGATTCCTATTGGGATAACATGACGTCTCAACAGTTGAAAGACGTGGCGGCGCTGATCAAGAAGAACGGGCAAAAGCCGGGCATCTACTACAGTCCGTTCGTCTACTGGGGCAATAACATGAGCCAGCAGGTCGAAGGCACGAACGGTGCTTATACGTATGGCGATCTTGTGCTGAAAGATGAGAATGGGAACATTTTGCCGACGGTGGATGGCGCTTATGCGATTGACCCGACGCATCCGGCGGCGAAGCAGCGGATCGACTACTATTTCAACCAATTTAAAGCGTACGGCTTCGAATATATCAAAATCGACTTCCTCAGCCACGGTTCATTCGAGGGCAAGCATTACGACAGCAGCGTGCAGACTGGCATTCAGGCCTACAACCAAGGCATGGCTTACGTCAATAAAGCGCTCGACGGCAACATGTTCATCAGCGCATCGATTGCCCCGCTCTTCCCGAGCCAGTACGCGCACGCAAGACGGATTTCGTGCGATGTCGACGGAACATTGGGTCAAACCGAATATCAGCTGAACAATCTCACGTACGGCTGGTGGCAGAACGGAACGATCTACCGGTACACGGATCCCGACTACATGGCGCTCGTTAAGGGCGGATCGCTGTCGGCCGCGCAGACGCGCGTAAACGCCGCAGCTATCTCCGGAACGGTCTACTTGAATTCCGATGACGTGAGCAATCCGACTGCTCAAACGTACATGAAGACCTTGCTGACGAACCCGCGCGTTAACGCGGTCGCTCTTATGGGCAAAGCATTTACGCCGGTCGAAGGCAATACGGGAACGAATGCAACGGATCAATTCGTGCTGAAGGATAAAAAGGATTATTACTTAGCCGTGTTCAACTACACGCAGGACAATGTCGTCAAAACGATTGATCTGGCTCGCGCCGGCATCCCGGCCGGTTCGAAGCTGACCGTCACCGATCTGTGGACGAACGAATCCCGTACGCGCTCGACCAATGAACCGTTCACCATCAACCTTGGCGCCGCCCAATCGGTGCTGTACAAGATTACAGTGAAGTAA
- a CDS encoding alpha-amylase family protein, with amino-acid sequence MQQHLQAMHIDSDANRMIVDNGLLRIESNLRTGTLSYQWKDGSALRDLFSEVTVGSERLRTTAYSGHQVVAGSIQSIEDGFGKGVSWCVEHAMADRPVLRQHFSVYENHPYTFVELQAEQELEWETNDMTPLAALRNDGTCLAFGQPSAGDVRVLFVPFDNDKWVRYGSYPIPCAVESCEATAIYNAESRHGFVLGSVTHDFWKTGLQVEGTFVGEVAQLRVFGGLSGMQTRDTVPHGSARGKLNVSPRIFVGYFEDYREGMEAYGRANAVVAPMLPWDGGVPFGWNSWSAVMSKLDFDVYTHTSDFIKQELNNGGDEFVGTESVYVNFDSFWDRLSAEELREAVRRVKANGQKPGIYCSPFAYWGKDPERPLEGYEEQYRYRDILLKDDAGNLLPTLDGAYAIDISHPAAIERIRRKLDSFVELGFDYVKADFLSHGALEGRHYDPAVRTGIEAYNRGMAVIRDTLAPERIGRPFFINLSIAPLFPHGYAHSRRISCDAFGLIGDTEYMLNALTYGWWINDTLYRYNDPDHTVLYKSDNQRASAWHEGRSRLTASVIAGTSLLLGDDYRMEEAADRARAWMTHPDVMALAHRRYVPAGGGRKRQQVGECFRAC; translated from the coding sequence ATGCAGCAGCATCTTCAAGCTATGCATATCGATTCCGATGCCAATCGGATGATCGTGGACAATGGGCTTTTGCGCATCGAGTCTAATTTGCGGACGGGAACGCTCTCCTATCAGTGGAAGGACGGCAGCGCGCTGCGGGACCTGTTCAGCGAAGTGACGGTCGGCTCCGAGCGTCTGCGTACGACGGCCTATAGCGGTCACCAGGTCGTTGCGGGGTCTATCCAGTCGATTGAAGACGGATTTGGCAAAGGGGTGAGCTGGTGCGTAGAGCATGCGATGGCCGATAGGCCTGTCCTTCGCCAGCATTTCTCGGTTTACGAGAATCATCCCTATACCTTCGTAGAGCTTCAGGCCGAACAGGAATTGGAATGGGAAACGAACGACATGACGCCGTTAGCCGCTTTGCGCAATGACGGCACCTGCTTGGCATTCGGGCAGCCCTCTGCCGGCGATGTGCGCGTTCTGTTCGTCCCGTTCGATAACGACAAATGGGTGCGCTACGGCTCTTATCCGATCCCGTGCGCCGTGGAAAGCTGCGAAGCGACAGCCATCTATAACGCGGAGAGCCGGCACGGATTCGTGCTCGGCTCCGTGACCCACGATTTTTGGAAAACCGGTCTCCAGGTTGAAGGCACGTTCGTTGGCGAGGTAGCGCAACTGCGCGTATTCGGCGGACTGTCCGGCATGCAGACGCGGGATACGGTCCCTCATGGCAGCGCACGCGGGAAGCTGAACGTTTCGCCTCGCATTTTCGTCGGTTATTTCGAAGATTACAGAGAAGGCATGGAGGCGTACGGCCGCGCGAATGCCGTGGTTGCCCCTATGCTGCCATGGGACGGCGGCGTACCGTTCGGCTGGAACAGCTGGTCTGCCGTTATGAGCAAATTGGATTTCGATGTTTATACGCATACGTCGGATTTTATTAAGCAAGAGCTTAATAACGGCGGCGACGAATTCGTAGGTACAGAGTCCGTTTACGTTAATTTCGACTCCTTCTGGGATCGGCTCTCGGCCGAGGAGCTGCGCGAAGCGGTTCGCCGCGTCAAAGCGAACGGGCAGAAGCCCGGCATCTATTGCTCGCCGTTTGCTTATTGGGGCAAAGATCCGGAGCGGCCTCTTGAAGGCTACGAGGAGCAATACCGCTATCGGGATATTCTCCTCAAGGATGATGCCGGCAACCTGCTGCCTACGCTGGACGGCGCATACGCCATCGACATCAGCCATCCGGCGGCAATTGAACGCATAAGACGCAAGCTGGATAGCTTCGTCGAGCTGGGTTTTGATTATGTGAAAGCGGATTTCCTCTCGCACGGAGCGCTTGAAGGCCGCCATTATGATCCGGCCGTACGGACCGGCATCGAAGCCTACAACAGAGGGATGGCCGTCATTCGGGACACGTTGGCTCCGGAGCGCATCGGCCGGCCGTTCTTCATCAACCTGTCGATCGCCCCGCTGTTTCCGCACGGTTACGCGCACAGCCGGCGCATTTCCTGCGACGCGTTCGGCCTCATCGGCGATACGGAGTATATGTTGAATGCATTAACCTATGGCTGGTGGATCAATGACACGCTCTATCGTTACAACGATCCGGATCATACCGTGCTGTACAAAAGCGACAACCAGCGCGCATCCGCTTGGCATGAAGGCCGCAGCCGGCTGACGGCTTCCGTCATTGCGGGAACGTCGCTGCTGCTGGGCGATGACTACCGCATGGAGGAAGCGGCGGACAGAGCCCGCGCGTGGATGACCCATCCGGACGTGATGGCCTTGGCGCACAGGCGTTACGTTCCGGCCGGCGGAGGGCGCAAGCGGCAGCAAGTCGGAGAATGTTTTCGTGCTTGCTGA
- a CDS encoding DUF817 domain-containing protein — MRRVKQLLHFGYHQAMSCIFPVAIFGTLALSNLVEVPFMHRYDAILLVLLGVQYVMYRSGLETLDEIKVICVFHLIGLLLEIYKVSMGSWAYPESGFTKVFDVPLYSGFMYASVASYMCQVWRRLRMDMTGWPGLTSAGMLGGAIYLNFFTHHYLPDFRWWLTALVVVVFWKTSIIYRVRTRTYRMPLTLAFVLVGFFIWLAENIATFFNAWKYPDQHQVWRLVSFSKISSWFLLVIISVIIVAQLKHVKAGRKAK, encoded by the coding sequence GTGAGACGCGTGAAGCAGCTGCTGCATTTTGGCTATCATCAGGCGATGAGCTGCATTTTCCCAGTTGCGATCTTCGGCACGCTAGCTCTTTCCAACCTCGTCGAAGTGCCCTTCATGCATCGTTACGATGCGATTCTTCTCGTCCTGCTCGGCGTGCAATACGTGATGTACCGAAGCGGTTTGGAGACGCTTGATGAGATCAAGGTTATCTGCGTCTTTCACCTCATTGGGCTGCTGCTGGAAATATACAAGGTCAGCATGGGATCGTGGGCGTATCCGGAGTCTGGCTTTACGAAAGTATTCGATGTCCCGCTCTACAGCGGATTTATGTATGCAAGCGTTGCAAGCTATATGTGCCAAGTGTGGCGCCGACTAAGGATGGATATGACCGGCTGGCCGGGGCTGACCTCTGCGGGAATGCTGGGGGGCGCGATCTACCTGAACTTTTTCACGCATCATTATTTGCCGGATTTTCGCTGGTGGCTGACGGCGCTCGTAGTTGTCGTCTTCTGGAAAACGTCGATCATTTATCGGGTTCGGACCCGTACGTATCGCATGCCGTTGACGCTTGCTTTTGTGCTGGTCGGTTTCTTTATCTGGTTAGCCGAAAATATCGCCACCTTCTTCAACGCATGGAAATACCCGGACCAGCATCAAGTGTGGCGGCTCGTCAGCTTCAGCAAAATCAGCTCATGGTTCCTTCTTGTCATCATCAGCGTCATTATCGTAGCCCAGCTTAAGCATGTGAAAGCAGGGAGAAAAGCGAAGTGA
- a CDS encoding helix-turn-helix domain-containing protein, translating to MAIIINIDVMLAKRKMSVTELSERVGITMANLSILKNGKAKAIRISTLEAICKALDCQPGDILEYRNDEHAAN from the coding sequence ATGGCGATTATTATAAACATTGACGTGATGCTGGCGAAGCGGAAAATGAGCGTAACGGAGCTTTCGGAGCGGGTTGGGATTACGATGGCCAATCTGTCCATTTTGAAGAACGGCAAGGCCAAAGCGATTCGAATTTCGACGCTGGAGGCAATTTGCAAGGCATTAGATTGCCAGCCCGGCGATATTTTAGAATACAGGAACGATGAACATGCTGCAAACTGA
- a CDS encoding DUF2975 domain-containing protein: MERGKTLFLKITVCLMAIPILAVCLFGVPMVAKEFIEYYKATMVIPVMTIIYLAAIPFFAALYQTWKLLSYIDNNQAFTELAVRSLKVIKFCAVIISVLFVASLPFLMYMADQDDAPGLFAIGLVVVFASAVIAVFAAVLQKLLQNAIDIKSENDLTV; this comes from the coding sequence ATGGAACGAGGGAAGACGCTCTTTCTAAAAATCACGGTCTGTCTGATGGCCATTCCGATTCTTGCCGTCTGTTTATTTGGGGTGCCGATGGTCGCGAAAGAATTCATCGAATATTACAAGGCGACGATGGTGATTCCCGTTATGACGATTATTTATTTGGCGGCGATTCCGTTTTTCGCGGCGCTGTACCAAACCTGGAAGCTGCTGAGCTATATCGATAACAACCAGGCGTTCACCGAGCTGGCTGTCCGTTCGTTAAAAGTGATCAAATTTTGCGCGGTCATCATCAGCGTCTTGTTCGTAGCAAGCCTGCCCTTCTTGATGTATATGGCGGATCAAGACGATGCTCCGGGTCTCTTTGCGATCGGTTTGGTCGTTGTTTTCGCCTCCGCAGTCATTGCCGTCTTCGCCGCGGTACTTCAGAAGCTGCTTCAAAATGCCATCGATATTAAATCCGAAAACGATTTAACGGTGTGA
- a CDS encoding GNAT family N-acetyltransferase, with protein MWRDSKEKAIGQKAIHSVESHVYFLNHMLPEHFQVELVLVDEQVVGIMAYNEREISQLYIHVDYQGMGIGQALIKKATNQSSGRLTLYTFEVNTIAQRFYEKHGFNVIARGHENEENLPDILYEWVSSTN; from the coding sequence ATGTGGCGCGATAGCAAGGAGAAGGCGATCGGGCAGAAAGCCATTCACAGCGTGGAAAGTCATGTTTATTTTCTAAATCACATGTTGCCAGAACATTTTCAAGTCGAGTTAGTGTTAGTGGATGAACAGGTAGTTGGAATCATGGCTTACAATGAACGAGAAATAAGCCAATTATATATACATGTCGATTATCAAGGAATGGGTATCGGTCAAGCGTTAATCAAGAAGGCAACAAATCAATCAAGCGGCAGATTGACGTTGTACACGTTTGAAGTCAATACAATCGCGCAACGCTTTTATGAAAAGCACGGCTTCAACGTCATCGCCAGAGGACATGAAAATGAAGAAAACCTGCCTGACATTCTCTATGAATGGGTTTCGTCGACAAACTAG